One Catenulispora sp. EB89 DNA window includes the following coding sequences:
- a CDS encoding FAD-binding oxidoreductase, which yields MTDTTAATTGATADVVTRDDPRYAALVEGYNHRFVGRPDQVRLVRDAAEVQAAVQIAVDSGRDVAVRSGGHCFEDFTAHPDVRMLIDLSALNHVGHDPERDAFVVEPGARLDHVYRTLHDGWGVTIPAGTCFEVAAGGHFAAGGYGPLSRRDGLVVDHLVAVEAVVVEADGRVRTVVGTNQPDDPHHDLWWACTGGGGGSFGVVTKYWLRSPGTPDGDPARQLPRAPRAVHRRDTMWSWDTMSDADFHTLLRNYCTWYEENSEPGAPAAPLWSNLIITHRSGNMFILTSVIPDDAPDAAKLLDAHTEAITRGMQAAPMSSTSELAPWLDTWLPSYSWPSDPQGRYKNKAAYLRRGFTDAQIAAIHRHLSAADYDNPMGCLVVTGFGGQVNALASDTTAVPQRDSILKASYSTGCWTDPADDERHLAWVREYYRDVYAHSGGVPVPDATGDGSYIGYPDTDLADPAWNSSGVDWSALYFKGNYPRLQRAKQAYDPLDVFHHGLSVRLP from the coding sequence ATGACGGACACGACCGCCGCCACCACCGGCGCCACCGCCGACGTCGTCACCCGCGACGACCCCCGCTACGCCGCCCTCGTCGAGGGCTACAACCACCGCTTCGTGGGCCGGCCGGACCAGGTCCGGCTGGTCCGCGACGCCGCGGAGGTGCAGGCGGCGGTGCAGATCGCCGTGGACTCCGGGCGCGACGTCGCCGTCCGCAGCGGCGGCCACTGCTTCGAGGACTTCACCGCGCATCCGGACGTCAGGATGCTCATCGACCTGTCCGCGCTGAACCACGTCGGCCACGACCCGGAGCGCGACGCCTTCGTGGTGGAGCCCGGCGCGCGCCTGGACCACGTCTACCGCACGCTGCACGACGGCTGGGGCGTGACCATCCCGGCCGGCACCTGCTTCGAGGTCGCCGCCGGCGGGCACTTCGCGGCCGGCGGCTACGGCCCGCTGTCCCGGCGCGACGGCCTGGTCGTGGACCACCTGGTCGCGGTCGAGGCGGTGGTCGTCGAGGCCGACGGCCGGGTCCGCACCGTGGTGGGCACCAACCAGCCCGACGACCCGCACCACGACCTGTGGTGGGCCTGCACCGGCGGCGGAGGCGGCAGCTTCGGCGTCGTCACCAAGTACTGGCTGCGCTCCCCCGGGACGCCCGACGGCGACCCGGCCCGCCAGCTGCCCCGGGCGCCGCGCGCCGTGCACCGCCGCGACACCATGTGGTCCTGGGACACCATGTCGGACGCGGACTTCCACACGCTCCTGCGCAACTACTGCACCTGGTACGAGGAGAACAGCGAGCCGGGCGCCCCGGCGGCGCCGCTGTGGAGCAACCTGATCATCACCCACCGCTCGGGCAACATGTTCATCCTGACCTCGGTGATCCCCGACGACGCCCCGGACGCGGCCAAGCTCCTGGACGCGCACACCGAGGCGATCACACGCGGCATGCAGGCCGCGCCGATGTCCTCGACCTCCGAGCTCGCGCCGTGGCTGGACACCTGGCTGCCGTCCTACAGCTGGCCCAGCGATCCGCAGGGCCGGTACAAGAACAAGGCGGCCTACCTGCGCCGCGGGTTCACCGACGCGCAGATCGCCGCGATCCACCGCCACCTGTCCGCCGCCGACTACGACAACCCCATGGGCTGCCTGGTCGTGACCGGCTTCGGCGGCCAGGTGAACGCCCTGGCGTCGGACACGACGGCGGTGCCGCAGCGTGACAGCATCCTGAAGGCCTCCTACAGCACCGGCTGCTGGACCGACCCCGCCGACGACGAGCGCCACCTGGCGTGGGTCCGGGAGTACTACCGCGACGTCTACGCGCACTCCGGCGGCGTGCCGGTCCCGGACGCGACCGGCGACGGGTCCTACATCGGCTACCCCGACACCGACCTGGCCGACCCGGCGTGGAACAGCTCGGGAGTCGACTGGTCGGCCTTGTATTTCAAGGGCAACTACCCGCGGTTGCAGCGGGCGAAGCAGGCCTATGACCCGCTCGACGTGTTCCACCACGGCTTGTCGGTGCGGCTGCCGTGA
- a CDS encoding SDR family oxidoreductase, which translates to MPEPFTIPEPPGITEAGAALLQDKVLLVSGVGPGLGREIAVRGAAAGADVVLAARTEAVLKSVAADVESYGRRALTVPTDILDPDACRALTERAVDAFGRVDVFVSNAFVPPTMGDLATMDVDAVRTSLETDAFAALRLVQLLAPTLTAHAGSIVMVSSAVVHHSRANFGAYKASKSALRSLAGSLASELGPSGVRVNTVVPNYIWGEGLKGWFAYQAAERGVTLEDVYAETAASFDLRRLPDPGDVANAVLFLASDLARAITGQSLNVDGGEFHS; encoded by the coding sequence ATGCCCGAGCCCTTCACCATCCCCGAGCCGCCCGGTATCACCGAGGCCGGCGCCGCGCTGCTCCAGGACAAGGTTCTGCTGGTGTCCGGCGTCGGACCGGGCCTGGGCCGCGAGATCGCGGTGCGCGGCGCCGCGGCCGGGGCCGACGTCGTCCTGGCGGCCCGAACCGAGGCGGTCCTGAAGTCGGTGGCCGCCGATGTCGAGTCCTACGGTCGCAGGGCACTGACGGTCCCCACCGACATCCTCGACCCGGACGCCTGCCGGGCGCTCACCGAGCGGGCCGTGGACGCCTTCGGGCGCGTCGACGTGTTCGTCAGCAACGCTTTCGTGCCGCCGACGATGGGCGATCTGGCGACGATGGACGTGGACGCGGTGCGCACGTCGCTGGAGACGGACGCGTTCGCCGCGCTGCGCCTGGTGCAGCTGCTCGCCCCGACGCTGACCGCGCACGCGGGCTCGATCGTGATGGTCAGCTCGGCCGTGGTGCACCACTCGCGGGCCAACTTCGGGGCCTACAAGGCGTCCAAGTCGGCGCTGAGGTCGCTGGCCGGCAGCCTGGCCAGCGAGCTCGGACCGAGCGGCGTCCGGGTCAACACCGTCGTGCCGAACTACATCTGGGGCGAGGGGCTGAAGGGCTGGTTCGCGTACCAGGCCGCCGAGCGCGGGGTGACGCTGGAGGACGTGTACGCGGAGACCGCCGCGTCGTTCGACCTGCGCCGGCTGCCCGACCCAGGGGACGTGGCCAACGCGGTGCTGTTCCTGGCCTCGGACCTGGCCAGGGCGATCACCGGGCAGAGCCTCAACGTCGACGGGGGCGAGTTCCACTCCTGA
- a CDS encoding RNA polymerase sigma factor, which yields MRSDQRLESLLAELRPSVLGAMVRRHGQFDGCEDAVQEALVAAATQWPAEGVPDNPRGWLLTVAGRRLTDYWRSDQARRTREVTVATMAAPEASLAPGPDDEERVSADDDTLMLLFLCCHPALTPSSQVALTLRAVGGLTTEEIARAFMVPLTSMTRRISRAKQHIKDAGMTFRMPPEEERAERTRAVLHVLYLIFNEGYTATAGPDLLRPDLTAEAIRLMRQAHRVLPGHGEAEGLLALMLLTEARGPARTHADGALVPMAEQDRSRWDTELAEEGLALVVEALALPGVGPYRLQAAIAAVHVETPVGGQTDWPQILALYDLLEQVTPSSVVRLNRAVAMGMVKGPREGLRLLEPLEEDRWMAGSHRLSAVRAYLLERDGDLDGAREAYETATRQAASGPERRFLKEQAERVAGMLGAAGRGDA from the coding sequence GTGCGTTCCGACCAACGCCTGGAAAGTCTGCTCGCGGAGCTCAGGCCCTCGGTCCTCGGTGCCATGGTCCGGCGCCACGGGCAGTTCGACGGCTGCGAGGACGCGGTCCAGGAGGCGCTCGTCGCGGCCGCGACCCAGTGGCCGGCCGAGGGCGTGCCCGACAACCCGCGCGGCTGGCTGCTGACCGTCGCCGGCCGCCGGCTGACCGACTACTGGCGCAGCGACCAGGCGCGCCGCACCCGCGAGGTGACGGTCGCGACGATGGCCGCGCCGGAGGCTTCGCTGGCCCCGGGCCCGGACGACGAGGAGCGGGTGTCGGCCGACGACGACACGCTGATGCTGCTGTTCCTGTGCTGCCACCCGGCGCTGACCCCGTCCTCGCAGGTGGCGCTCACGCTGCGCGCGGTCGGCGGCCTGACCACCGAGGAGATCGCCCGCGCGTTCATGGTCCCGCTGACCTCGATGACGCGCCGCATCTCGCGCGCCAAGCAGCACATCAAGGACGCGGGCATGACGTTCCGCATGCCTCCGGAGGAGGAGCGTGCCGAGCGCACCCGGGCTGTCCTGCACGTGCTGTACCTGATCTTCAACGAGGGCTACACCGCCACCGCCGGCCCCGACCTGCTGCGCCCGGACCTCACCGCCGAGGCGATCCGCCTCATGCGCCAGGCGCACCGCGTCCTGCCGGGCCACGGCGAGGCCGAGGGCCTGCTCGCGCTGATGCTGCTCACCGAGGCCCGCGGCCCGGCCCGGACGCACGCCGACGGCGCGCTGGTCCCGATGGCCGAGCAGGACCGCTCGCGGTGGGACACGGAGCTCGCCGAGGAGGGCCTGGCCCTGGTCGTCGAGGCGCTGGCGCTGCCCGGCGTCGGGCCCTACCGGCTGCAGGCGGCGATCGCGGCCGTGCACGTGGAGACCCCGGTCGGCGGCCAGACCGACTGGCCGCAGATCCTGGCGCTGTACGACCTGCTCGAGCAGGTCACCCCGAGCTCGGTGGTGCGCCTGAACCGCGCGGTGGCGATGGGGATGGTCAAAGGCCCGCGCGAGGGGCTGCGGCTGCTGGAGCCGCTGGAGGAGGACCGGTGGATGGCCGGGAGCCACCGGCTCAGCGCGGTGCGGGCGTACCTGCTGGAGCGGGACGGCGACCTGGACGGCGCGCGCGAGGCCTACGAGACGGCCACGCGGCAGGCGGCCAGCGGGCCGGAGCGGCGGTTCTTGAAGGAGCAGGCGGAGCGGGTCGCGGGGATGCTTGGGGCGGCGGGGCGCGGGGATGCCTGA
- a CDS encoding FAD-binding oxidoreductase: MVDARQETAPASVAFPGDAAYAEATQVYNLAGPAHPAAALTATGVAEVQAAVGYAAARGQAVRVHTTGHSAAAAPPMDGALLIRPLLAGGVEIDVERRLAHIPAGTSWNAVVHAAAPHGLAAPHGTSGTVGAVGYLLHGGVSLYGRKLGMAANHVRAIELVTADGRLRRTSLDEDPELFRALRGGGGGLGVVTSVELALFPVTGLVAGAAFWSGTHAEAVVHAWYDWTLHAPDEVSTSLRIMNLPDLPEIPPMLKGGPVVCIAGVALGADADSARAHALGLLDPLRAIGGAVLDTWQDGGPEVVPEVHMDPEEPGAFIGDHFLLAEPGRDGMAAFLRLTGEGSGSPLIVAELRQLGGRFAVPDPSGGVLNHLDPSLAYMGAGVPALRGTPAGIIEHCDKVRAALEPWDTRRTAPGFVKGLDRPRGHLTEDDLRAVERVRARVDPDGLFRGDAMPETVLGKRS, encoded by the coding sequence ATGGTCGATGCCCGACAAGAGACCGCGCCGGCGAGCGTCGCCTTTCCCGGCGACGCCGCCTACGCCGAAGCCACGCAGGTCTACAACCTGGCCGGCCCCGCGCATCCGGCCGCCGCGCTCACCGCCACCGGCGTCGCCGAGGTGCAGGCCGCGGTCGGCTACGCGGCCGCGCGCGGGCAGGCCGTCCGCGTCCACACCACCGGCCACTCCGCCGCCGCGGCCCCGCCGATGGACGGCGCGCTGTTGATCCGGCCGCTGCTGGCCGGCGGCGTCGAGATCGACGTCGAGCGCCGCCTGGCGCACATCCCGGCCGGCACCTCCTGGAACGCCGTCGTCCACGCCGCCGCGCCGCACGGCCTCGCCGCCCCGCACGGCACCTCCGGCACCGTCGGCGCCGTCGGCTACCTGCTGCACGGCGGCGTCAGCCTCTACGGCCGCAAGCTCGGCATGGCCGCCAACCACGTCCGCGCGATCGAGCTCGTCACCGCCGACGGACGACTGCGGCGGACCAGCCTGGACGAGGACCCCGAGTTGTTCCGGGCGCTGCGCGGCGGCGGGGGCGGCCTCGGCGTCGTGACCTCCGTCGAACTCGCGCTGTTCCCGGTCACCGGCCTGGTCGCCGGGGCCGCCTTCTGGTCGGGGACGCACGCCGAGGCCGTGGTCCACGCCTGGTACGACTGGACCCTGCACGCCCCGGACGAGGTGTCCACCTCGCTGCGGATCATGAACCTCCCGGACCTGCCGGAGATCCCGCCGATGCTCAAGGGCGGGCCGGTGGTGTGCATCGCCGGCGTCGCGCTGGGAGCGGACGCCGACTCGGCGCGGGCCCACGCGCTCGGCCTGCTCGATCCGCTGCGCGCGATCGGCGGGGCGGTGCTCGACACCTGGCAGGACGGCGGCCCCGAAGTGGTGCCGGAAGTGCATATGGACCCCGAGGAGCCCGGCGCGTTCATCGGCGACCACTTCCTGCTCGCCGAACCGGGCCGCGACGGCATGGCCGCCTTCCTGCGCCTGACCGGCGAAGGCTCCGGCTCGCCGCTGATCGTGGCCGAGCTGCGGCAGCTCGGCGGCCGGTTCGCGGTCCCGGATCCGTCCGGCGGCGTGCTGAACCACCTGGACCCGAGCCTGGCTTACATGGGAGCCGGGGTGCCGGCGCTGCGCGGCACCCCGGCGGGGATCATCGAACACTGCGACAAGGTCCGCGCCGCCCTGGAGCCCTGGGACACCCGACGGACCGCGCCGGGCTTCGTCAAGGGCCTGGACCGGCCGCGCGGCCACCTGACCGAGGACGACCTGCGCGCCGTGGAGCGGGTGCGGGCGCGCGTGGACCCCGACGGCCTGTTCCGGGGCGACGCGATGCCGGAGACCGTGCTCGGGAAGCGGTCGTGA
- a CDS encoding extracellular solute-binding protein, with translation MTTTAGAAEAAVDVWLPRHPGNPRYINGIREAAASFLDLHPEYVITIRETDPRTLPEDVHAASRRGRPPALVQLAQTRTQLARDMLSGSGTPLFASVHDAIAGRREILGHPVVTEDIVAAARACYSSDGALMAVPSLISTTLLYANTDLLAAAGVTRLPQTWNEVEGVCEAVRGLPGVSHGSTWPNHGWIFQQAVAQSGGLLADQGNGRRGRAEKMLLDSPEMLAFVGWWRRMHRQGRYLYAGQPVSGENARQAWEDTFTAFVEQKVAFIIGSSAEADRLARAARERGFRVAAGRTPYSGRFPFAGTLIGGDAIWLVDGLEPAVRDGALAFLQYLMTPAHVADRHRDTGFVPATGAATKLLAAQGWFDEQPHAAVALDQLAASDRSPAALGALVGDLTRIQGVLAQAMHDVLLGEDDPAWRFASANVEAQRLLDEYNGRGRGGPDCGNDPPRRLR, from the coding sequence ATGACGACGACCGCTGGTGCGGCCGAAGCGGCGGTCGATGTGTGGCTGCCGCGCCACCCCGGGAACCCGCGCTACATCAACGGGATCCGTGAGGCCGCGGCGTCATTCCTCGACCTACACCCCGAGTACGTGATCACCATCCGCGAGACCGACCCCAGGACGCTGCCCGAGGACGTGCACGCGGCGTCGCGCCGGGGCCGTCCGCCGGCGCTGGTGCAGTTGGCGCAGACCAGGACGCAACTGGCCCGCGACATGCTCTCCGGCTCCGGCACGCCGCTGTTCGCCTCCGTCCACGACGCCATCGCCGGCCGCCGGGAGATCCTGGGCCATCCCGTCGTCACCGAGGACATCGTGGCCGCCGCGCGCGCCTGCTACTCCTCCGACGGCGCGCTGATGGCCGTCCCGTCGCTGATCTCCACGACGCTGCTCTACGCCAACACCGACCTGCTGGCCGCCGCCGGCGTGACCCGGCTGCCGCAGACCTGGAACGAGGTCGAGGGCGTCTGCGAGGCGGTGCGCGGCCTGCCCGGCGTCAGCCACGGCAGCACCTGGCCGAACCACGGCTGGATCTTCCAGCAGGCGGTCGCGCAGTCCGGCGGCCTGCTCGCCGACCAGGGCAACGGCCGCCGGGGGCGGGCGGAGAAGATGCTCCTGGACTCCCCGGAGATGCTGGCCTTCGTCGGCTGGTGGCGCCGCATGCACCGGCAGGGCCGCTACCTCTACGCCGGTCAACCGGTATCCGGGGAGAACGCGCGGCAGGCGTGGGAGGACACGTTCACCGCCTTCGTCGAGCAGAAGGTCGCCTTCATCATCGGCTCCTCGGCCGAGGCCGACCGGCTGGCGCGCGCCGCCCGCGAGCGCGGCTTCCGGGTCGCGGCCGGGCGCACGCCGTACAGCGGGCGCTTCCCCTTCGCCGGGACGCTGATCGGCGGGGACGCGATCTGGCTGGTCGACGGCCTGGAACCGGCCGTGCGCGACGGCGCGCTGGCGTTCCTGCAGTACCTGATGACGCCGGCGCACGTCGCCGACCGGCACCGCGACACCGGATTCGTCCCGGCCACCGGCGCGGCGACGAAGCTGCTGGCGGCCCAGGGCTGGTTCGACGAGCAGCCGCACGCGGCGGTCGCGCTCGACCAGCTGGCCGCCTCGGACCGCTCGCCGGCCGCGCTCGGCGCGCTGGTCGGGGACCTCACACGGATCCAGGGCGTCCTGGCGCAGGCGATGCACGACGTGCTGCTCGGCGAGGACGACCCGGCCTGGCGCTTCGCCTCGGCGAACGTCGAGGCGCAGCGGCTGCTGGACGAGTACAACGGCCGGGGGCGCGGGGGGCCGGACTGCGGGAACGACCCCCCGCGCCGGCTCAGGTGA
- a CDS encoding NAD(P)/FAD-dependent oxidoreductase yields MSGQEDEARPAVTLVGDQWSPECSVVRTFLTRSEVAHTWLRPGDPRGGRLLAEHGLTAADTPVLVDGAGRMLRARGLEQVAEWLGLHTDPGGGAYDLVVVGGGPAGMAAAVYGASEGLRTVLVERWAIGGQSGLTSRIENYLGFPDGISGADLADRARRQAEKFGAELVLTRHASTLAASESGDGFTLGFSDGGSVTARAVILATGANTRTLHAPGVSDFVGRGVYYFSALTEAPLCTGAEVYIVGGANSAGQAAIYFSDCAHKVVLLVRGESLEQEMSTYLIKQIAAIASIEVRTHTEVAGAAGDSHLEHLTLRDTRTDATETVPATWLFAFIGAAPDTAWLGPRFLRDDTGCLVTGNDIAALGAPHPAWPLPRAPYHLETTVPGVFAAGDVRAWSGRRVAAAVGEGSMAVMLVHKYLAD; encoded by the coding sequence ATGTCTGGGCAGGAGGACGAGGCGCGGCCGGCCGTGACCCTCGTCGGCGACCAGTGGTCGCCCGAATGTTCGGTGGTGCGGACCTTTCTGACCCGCAGCGAGGTCGCCCACACCTGGCTGCGGCCCGGCGACCCGCGCGGCGGCCGGCTGCTGGCCGAGCACGGCCTGACCGCCGCGGACACCCCGGTGCTGGTCGACGGGGCCGGCCGGATGCTGCGGGCGCGCGGGCTCGAGCAGGTCGCCGAGTGGCTGGGGCTGCACACCGACCCCGGCGGCGGGGCGTACGACCTGGTGGTCGTCGGCGGCGGCCCGGCCGGCATGGCGGCGGCCGTGTACGGGGCCTCCGAAGGGCTGCGCACCGTGCTGGTCGAGCGCTGGGCGATCGGCGGACAGTCCGGACTCACTTCACGGATCGAGAACTACCTCGGGTTCCCCGACGGCATCTCCGGCGCCGACCTCGCCGACCGGGCCCGACGGCAGGCGGAGAAGTTCGGGGCCGAACTCGTCCTGACACGCCACGCGAGCACCCTGGCCGCGTCAGAGTCCGGCGACGGCTTCACCCTCGGCTTCTCCGACGGCGGTAGCGTCACCGCCCGCGCGGTCATCCTCGCCACCGGCGCCAACACCCGCACCCTGCACGCCCCCGGCGTCTCCGACTTCGTCGGCCGCGGCGTCTACTACTTCTCCGCGCTCACCGAGGCGCCGCTGTGCACCGGCGCCGAGGTCTACATCGTCGGCGGCGCCAACTCGGCGGGGCAGGCCGCCATCTACTTCTCCGACTGCGCGCACAAGGTGGTCCTGCTGGTCCGCGGCGAGTCGCTGGAGCAGGAGATGTCGACGTACCTGATCAAGCAGATCGCCGCCATCGCCTCGATCGAGGTCCGCACCCACACCGAGGTGGCCGGAGCGGCCGGCGACAGCCACCTGGAGCACCTGACGCTGCGCGACACCCGCACCGACGCCACCGAAACCGTCCCCGCGACCTGGCTCTTCGCCTTCATCGGCGCCGCCCCCGACACCGCCTGGCTGGGCCCGCGCTTCCTCCGCGACGACACCGGCTGCCTGGTCACCGGCAACGACATCGCAGCCCTCGGCGCCCCGCACCCCGCCTGGCCGCTCCCGCGCGCCCCGTACCACCTGGAGACCACGGTCCCCGGCGTCTTCGCCGCGGGCGACGTGCGCGCGTGGTCCGGGCGCCGGGTCGCGGCTGCGGTGGGGGAGGGGTCGATGGCGGTGATGTTGGTGCACAAGTATCTGGCCGATTGA
- the trxA gene encoding thioredoxin: MTAENFAEQVLHADKPVLVDFWAEWCPPCRAMAPILEALEAELGDKLTIAKLNGDDHPGIALRYNVRAFPTLNLYRDGEVVHQIIGARSKRRLQAEIEGRY, from the coding sequence CTGACCGCGGAGAACTTCGCCGAGCAGGTCCTGCACGCCGACAAGCCGGTACTGGTCGACTTCTGGGCGGAATGGTGCCCGCCCTGCCGGGCGATGGCCCCGATCCTGGAGGCGCTTGAGGCCGAGCTCGGCGACAAGCTGACGATCGCCAAGCTCAACGGCGACGACCACCCCGGCATCGCTCTGCGCTACAACGTCCGGGCGTTCCCGACGCTGAACCTCTATCGCGACGGCGAGGTCGTGCACCAGATCATCGGCGCCCGGTCGAAGCGGCGGTTGCAGGCGGAGATCGAGGGCCGGTACTGA
- a CDS encoding MerR family transcriptional regulator, giving the protein MQIGELAERAGVSTRALRYYEQQGLITARRTANGYRDYDESNVRLVEEIRTLLAAGFTLDDARPFVECLRTGHETGASCPESIQTARRRLAEIDADIRALTRQRTALAAQLARSCENCALSPGENDDHPDRGELRRAGPARRQAGTGRLLGGMVPALPGDGPDPGGA; this is encoded by the coding sequence ATGCAGATCGGAGAGCTGGCGGAGCGCGCGGGCGTGAGCACCCGTGCCCTGCGCTACTACGAGCAGCAGGGTTTGATCACCGCGCGGCGCACCGCCAACGGCTACCGCGACTACGACGAGTCGAACGTCCGCCTGGTCGAGGAGATCCGCACCCTGCTGGCCGCGGGCTTCACCCTGGACGACGCGCGCCCCTTCGTCGAGTGCCTGCGCACCGGCCACGAGACCGGCGCCTCGTGCCCGGAGTCGATCCAGACGGCCCGCCGCCGGCTCGCCGAGATCGACGCGGACATCCGCGCCCTGACCCGCCAGCGCACCGCCCTGGCCGCCCAACTGGCGCGCTCCTGCGAGAACTGCGCCCTGTCCCCCGGGGAGAACGATGATCACCCTGACCGCGGAGAACTTCGCCGAGCAGGTCCTGCACGCCGACAAGCCGGTACTGGTCGACTTCTGGGCGGAATGGTGCCCGCCCTGCCGGGCGATGGCCCCGATCCTGGAGGCGCTTGA